A single Paenibacillus sp. FSL R5-0517 DNA region contains:
- the htpG gene encoding molecular chaperone HtpG has translation MAKKEFQAESKRLLDMMINSIYTQREIFLRELISNSSDAIDKIYYRALTDDTLVFNKEDYFIKLTIDKENRTLTLTDTGIGMTQEELENNLGVIAKSGSLAFKKENEAKDGHNIIGQFGVGFYSAFMVADKLTVTSKTLGSDEAWKWESEGADGYTITPAEKDSVGTEIVLTIKENTEEDSYDEFLEEYRLRSIIKKYSDFIRYPIKMDVTGQRPKEGTENEFEEYQEEQTVNSMVPIWRKNKSELTEEDYNNFYMEKRYGFDKPLKHLHISADGAVVYNAILFIPENTPFDYYTKEYEKGLELYSNGVLIMDKCGDLLPDYFGFVKGMVDSEDLSLNISREMLQHDRQLSLIAKNIKNKIKSQLQSLLKDERENYEKFYQAFGRQLKYGVYSDYGVNKDTLQDLLLFTSSKEGKLVSLDEYVSRMPEDQKYIYYASGESISRIEKLPQIEGVLEKGYEVLYFTDDIDEFAIKMIMNYKEKEFKSISSGDLGIEDSADQEETDAQDNDNKELFEAMQAQLAGKVKAVKASKRLRSHPVCLSTEGELTIEMEKILKAMPNSENVQADKVLEINVNHDVFKSLKDAFAQDQEKLNLYTSLLYHQALLIEGLPIQDPVEFTNDICKVMV, from the coding sequence ATGGCTAAAAAAGAATTCCAAGCAGAATCCAAACGTTTGCTGGATATGATGATCAACTCCATTTACACCCAAAGAGAAATCTTTTTGAGAGAATTGATCTCCAACTCCAGTGACGCCATTGATAAAATTTACTACAGAGCACTGACAGACGATACGCTCGTTTTCAACAAAGAGGACTACTTCATCAAGCTTACCATCGACAAAGAAAATCGCACGCTCACACTGACGGATACCGGAATCGGGATGACACAGGAAGAGCTGGAGAACAATCTGGGCGTTATTGCGAAAAGTGGTTCCCTGGCGTTTAAGAAGGAAAATGAAGCCAAAGACGGCCACAACATCATCGGACAATTCGGGGTTGGTTTCTACTCGGCATTTATGGTGGCGGACAAGCTTACCGTAACAAGTAAAACGCTGGGCAGCGACGAGGCTTGGAAATGGGAGTCCGAGGGCGCGGATGGTTACACGATCACACCGGCTGAGAAAGATTCCGTAGGTACAGAGATCGTCCTGACGATCAAAGAAAATACCGAAGAAGATTCTTATGACGAATTTTTGGAAGAGTACCGCCTGAGATCCATCATCAAGAAATACTCCGACTTCATTCGCTACCCGATCAAGATGGATGTGACGGGTCAACGTCCGAAAGAGGGCACGGAGAACGAGTTCGAGGAATACCAAGAAGAGCAAACCGTGAACAGCATGGTACCGATCTGGCGTAAAAATAAAAGCGAATTAACCGAAGAAGATTACAATAACTTCTATATGGAAAAACGCTACGGTTTTGACAAACCGCTCAAACATTTGCACATCAGCGCTGATGGCGCAGTGGTGTACAATGCAATCCTGTTTATTCCGGAGAACACACCGTTTGACTACTATACCAAAGAGTATGAAAAAGGCCTTGAACTCTACTCCAACGGTGTACTGATCATGGATAAATGCGGGGATCTGTTGCCAGATTACTTCGGATTTGTCAAAGGTATGGTGGATTCGGAAGACCTGTCCTTGAACATCTCCCGTGAGATGTTGCAACATGACCGTCAACTTAGCCTGATCGCGAAGAACATTAAGAACAAAATCAAGAGCCAATTGCAAAGCCTGTTGAAGGACGAGCGTGAGAACTACGAGAAGTTCTACCAAGCGTTTGGTCGTCAATTGAAATATGGTGTATACAGTGACTATGGTGTGAACAAAGATACATTGCAGGATCTGCTGTTGTTCACGTCTTCCAAAGAGGGCAAACTCGTGAGCCTGGACGAATACGTCTCCAGAATGCCGGAAGACCAGAAGTACATCTACTATGCATCCGGTGAGTCCATTAGTCGTATTGAGAAGCTGCCACAGATCGAGGGTGTTCTTGAGAAAGGGTACGAAGTACTGTACTTTACCGATGACATCGATGAGTTCGCAATCAAGATGATCATGAACTACAAGGAGAAAGAATTCAAATCCATCTCCAGTGGTGACCTGGGTATCGAAGATAGCGCGGACCAAGAAGAAACGGACGCTCAAGATAACGACAACAAAGAGTTGTTTGAAGCGATGCAAGCTCAATTGGCGGGTAAAGTCAAAGCCGTTAAAGCTTCCAAACGCCTCAGAAGCCACCCGGTATGTTTGTCCACTGAAGGTGAGCTGACGATTGAAATGGAGAAAATCCTGAAAGCTATGCCGAACAGTGAAAACGTACAAGCCGACAAAGTGCTGGAAATCAACGTGAATCACGATGTATTCAAATCGCTGAAAGACGCTTTCGCACAGGATCAGGAAAAACTGAACCTCTACACAAGCTTGTTGTACCATCAGGCACTGCTGATTGAGGGATTGCCAATTCAAGATCCAGTAGAGTTTACTAACGATATCTGTAAGGTTATGGTGTAA
- the dgt gene encoding dGTP triphosphohydrolase, giving the protein MQWNDLREHRQYPELTKLDGSRAAYERDYSRLIHSPTFRRLQGKSQVFGAGTGDYYRTRLTHSLEVAQIAREAARSLIRRFPEVDWDRADNPGLIIDSEVVECAAIAHDFGHPPFGHKGEEVLDGILDDLINTEAKKIMKKSRSAKVPKVESEVRAELKRKYEHFEGNAHNFRLIMHLEKREDIDGLNLSDAVLLGINKYPYPGTESKKGMYHHEWQYIREIRERWNVPAGKKTLEAQLMDLCDDIAYSSHDLEDGIKAGKIEVHEHFLQDPHVNRLIVDKITTLEDLFWNGWTREAIGQKVEEVLASFLRIWNEKMPFCEHDYSRTRREVKAYWVSFFVGSLGVIDDGDWKKVTFVREGAEDLDMLRTVSVLKSFAWVTMIRDLRVQRLQKRSEWMIKRLWDAFLDPETSKSIIPSDWLQRYEKDQAKAQPIWTWEHMVIDYIAGMTDAFAEKIYNELYGLKVGSIYDLD; this is encoded by the coding sequence ATGCAATGGAACGATCTGAGAGAACATAGACAATATCCTGAACTAACCAAATTGGATGGATCTCGTGCAGCATACGAACGGGACTATTCCAGACTCATTCACTCACCGACCTTCCGTCGGTTACAGGGCAAATCACAGGTGTTTGGCGCAGGAACGGGGGATTATTATCGTACTCGTTTGACCCATTCCCTGGAGGTGGCGCAGATTGCACGCGAGGCTGCCCGCAGCCTGATTCGTCGTTTTCCCGAGGTGGACTGGGACCGTGCCGATAACCCCGGCCTTATTATTGATTCAGAAGTGGTGGAGTGTGCTGCAATCGCACATGATTTCGGTCACCCGCCGTTTGGACATAAAGGTGAAGAAGTATTAGACGGTATTCTGGATGACCTCATTAACACCGAGGCTAAGAAAATTATGAAAAAAAGCCGCAGCGCCAAAGTTCCCAAGGTGGAGTCTGAGGTTCGTGCCGAGCTAAAACGGAAATATGAGCATTTTGAAGGAAATGCACACAATTTCCGTCTCATTATGCATTTGGAGAAGCGTGAGGATATCGACGGACTGAACCTGTCTGATGCGGTATTACTGGGAATCAACAAGTATCCGTACCCCGGGACAGAGAGCAAGAAAGGCATGTATCATCATGAGTGGCAATATATTCGTGAGATCCGTGAACGTTGGAACGTGCCGGCAGGCAAGAAGACGCTTGAAGCACAGCTGATGGACCTATGTGACGATATTGCGTACTCCTCGCATGACCTGGAGGATGGTATCAAAGCAGGCAAAATTGAAGTACACGAGCACTTCCTGCAAGATCCTCATGTGAATCGACTGATTGTGGATAAGATTACAACGTTGGAGGATCTGTTCTGGAACGGATGGACTCGGGAAGCAATTGGGCAAAAGGTAGAAGAGGTGCTCGCTTCGTTCCTGCGCATCTGGAATGAGAAGATGCCGTTCTGTGAGCATGATTACTCGCGTACCCGACGTGAGGTGAAAGCTTATTGGGTGAGTTTCTTTGTAGGCAGCCTAGGTGTTATTGATGATGGTGACTGGAAGAAGGTTACCTTTGTCCGTGAAGGGGCTGAAGACCTTGATATGCTGCGTACGGTGAGTGTGCTTAAGAGTTTTGCATGGGTGACGATGATACGTGATCTGCGTGTGCAACGGCTACAGAAGCGAAGTGAGTGGATGATTAAGCGATTATGGGATGCATTCCTCGATCCGGAAACGTCCAAATCCATTATTCCATCCGACTGGCTGCAGCGGTATGAGAAGGATCAGGCCAAAGCGCAACCGATCTGGACCTGGGAACATATGGTGATTGATTATATTGCAGGAATGACGGATGCATTTGCCGAGAAAATATACAATGAACTTTATGGACTGAAGGTAGGTTCCATCTACGATCTGGATTAA
- a CDS encoding MsnO8 family LLM class oxidoreductase → MSETFSLGVLDLVPRLNDATAEQALQQSVALAQQAEAWGYTRYWTSEHHDMAELASASPEVLLSHIGARTTTIQLGSGAVLLPHYSPLKVAESFRLLATLYPGRIELGLGRAPGGGPHATMALSGNYLQHVSKLPESLAALTELLEDRYTYEDHPVTARPIPKLPLSLWMLGTNVKSAEFAARFGMGYVFGQFMSDADGTEAVRRYREGFVPSATMKEPEVMVAVSVLCAESETDALAWSRDMAERRRADGKERLSELNSNSIEVSGTNDSASADLHEAERHYAGTPEQVWGQLEQVSRRLDTERLLLVTAGPDYERRLNSYRLLAEQRQSNLEVGEALYDANR, encoded by the coding sequence ATGAGTGAGACGTTCAGTCTGGGCGTACTTGACCTTGTTCCAAGGTTAAACGATGCCACAGCGGAACAGGCACTTCAACAATCCGTGGCACTTGCGCAACAGGCTGAGGCTTGGGGATACACCCGATACTGGACATCAGAGCATCATGATATGGCTGAACTGGCATCGGCCTCTCCCGAAGTACTGCTATCCCACATCGGAGCAAGAACGACAACGATCCAGCTTGGCTCTGGAGCGGTCCTGTTGCCACACTACAGTCCGCTCAAGGTTGCAGAGTCGTTCCGTCTCCTGGCTACCCTCTATCCGGGGCGCATTGAGCTTGGGCTCGGACGTGCTCCTGGCGGTGGTCCTCATGCGACGATGGCACTCAGTGGCAATTACTTGCAACATGTGTCCAAGCTGCCCGAATCACTTGCAGCACTGACCGAACTGCTTGAAGATCGATATACCTACGAGGATCATCCTGTGACGGCTCGTCCGATTCCCAAGCTTCCGTTATCGCTTTGGATGTTGGGGACCAACGTAAAGAGCGCAGAATTTGCGGCACGGTTCGGCATGGGCTATGTCTTTGGTCAATTCATGAGTGATGCTGATGGTACAGAGGCTGTAAGGCGATACCGAGAAGGATTTGTTCCCAGTGCAACCATGAAGGAACCTGAAGTTATGGTGGCAGTCAGCGTATTGTGTGCGGAGTCAGAGACGGATGCCTTGGCCTGGAGTCGTGACATGGCAGAGAGACGCAGGGCGGATGGAAAAGAACGTTTAAGCGAGCTGAATTCGAATAGTATCGAGGTCTCCGGCACGAATGATTCAGCCAGTGCTGATCTTCATGAAGCTGAGCGGCACTATGCAGGTACACCTGAGCAGGTATGGGGTCAATTGGAACAAGTAAGTCGCAGGCTGGATACGGAGCGGTTGCTTCTGGTTACGGCAGGACCCGATTATGAGCGCAGGCTGAATTCTTACCGATTGCTGGCCGAGCAAAGACAGAGCAATCTTGAAGTAGGCGAAGCACTTTATGATGCAAACCGTTAA
- a CDS encoding methyl-accepting chemotaxis protein, translated as MFSRFKIKSIGLRISIAFYLLILCLIILSVTIVTRMNSIESNTNEITNNWMPSIQQINRLNYTTEHVLSLSYRHFDADKLDKGALLEERTKYIRETTQAIKIYDQQEKSTEELEHWNAFKNKWEAYLKINTQAIKLSDEGQTQLAKEVAEKGADSFDAMQVDLDYLVEYNQKQSDIAAAQTIRSVQDGRIIIIIGVLVMIVITAISIPIIRSQVVKPLLRVISSVKLIAEGQLNVQDIHTRHEDEVGVLAKAVNDMKGNLTSMVLSVRRIAEAVNRQSGELAISSEEVKIGSRQIAVTMEESAKAAESQAETAVESARTVEVLNDHIQNHTEQGSQLRVMSDLVLEQGLNGRKAMEQSVQQMQQISGAVSTSMNKMERLNRKNEDISKLVQVIHEIARQTNLLALNASIEAARAGESGRGFAVVASEVRKLSEAVQTSVEEITAITEDIQQESQGVVAELRTGVQETELGQEHVLASGQLFRTINESVEGMVGVISTMTDGLAGMQEASGRMNDFSQQISAVSEQSAASVEEVSASAEEQVSSMETISGNIQSLKELSEDLLTSIEKLKI; from the coding sequence ATGTTCAGCAGATTTAAGATCAAAAGTATCGGTCTGCGTATCAGCATCGCGTTCTACTTGTTAATCCTCTGTTTGATTATTTTGAGTGTCACCATTGTCACCCGCATGAATTCAATCGAATCCAACACAAATGAGATTACAAACAATTGGATGCCATCAATCCAGCAAATTAACCGGTTAAACTACACTACGGAGCACGTTCTTTCGCTAAGTTATCGTCACTTTGACGCGGATAAATTGGACAAGGGAGCTTTGTTAGAAGAGCGTACCAAGTATATTCGTGAAACAACACAGGCGATTAAAATTTATGACCAGCAGGAAAAGTCTACGGAGGAACTCGAACACTGGAATGCGTTCAAGAATAAATGGGAAGCGTATCTTAAGATTAATACGCAAGCAATCAAGCTGAGTGATGAGGGTCAGACACAGCTGGCCAAGGAAGTCGCTGAAAAAGGTGCAGACTCCTTTGACGCCATGCAAGTCGATCTGGATTATCTTGTGGAATACAATCAGAAACAGTCCGATATTGCGGCGGCCCAAACGATCAGATCGGTTCAGGATGGTAGAATAATCATTATTATCGGTGTTCTTGTCATGATTGTCATTACAGCGATCAGTATTCCGATTATTCGTTCACAGGTCGTGAAACCACTGCTGCGTGTTATTAGTTCGGTGAAACTGATTGCAGAAGGCCAATTGAATGTACAGGATATACATACCAGACATGAGGACGAAGTCGGTGTTCTGGCCAAAGCGGTGAATGACATGAAAGGTAACCTGACTTCCATGGTTCTGAGCGTTAGACGAATTGCGGAAGCTGTCAATCGTCAGAGCGGGGAACTGGCAATCTCCTCCGAAGAGGTTAAGATTGGCAGTCGCCAAATTGCTGTGACCATGGAAGAGTCGGCCAAGGCTGCGGAAAGTCAGGCAGAGACAGCGGTGGAATCAGCTCGTACGGTTGAAGTGCTGAATGATCACATCCAGAATCATACGGAGCAAGGCAGTCAGCTACGCGTCATGTCGGATCTTGTACTGGAGCAAGGGCTGAATGGTCGCAAGGCGATGGAACAGTCAGTTCAGCAGATGCAACAGATTTCCGGAGCGGTCTCAACTTCCATGAACAAAATGGAACGGCTGAATCGTAAAAATGAAGATATCTCCAAGCTGGTTCAGGTCATTCATGAAATTGCACGCCAAACCAACCTGCTGGCATTGAATGCCTCCATTGAAGCAGCCCGTGCGGGAGAGAGTGGACGCGGGTTCGCCGTAGTGGCCTCAGAAGTGCGGAAGTTATCGGAAGCTGTGCAGACTTCGGTCGAAGAGATCACGGCGATTACCGAGGATATTCAGCAGGAGTCACAAGGGGTGGTTGCGGAATTGCGTACAGGCGTTCAGGAGACCGAACTGGGTCAGGAACATGTACTTGCTTCAGGTCAGCTCTTCCGTACGATTAATGAATCGGTGGAAGGCATGGTAGGTGTGATCAGCACCATGACAGATGGCCTCGCGGGAATGCAGGAAGCAAGCGGACGAATGAATGATTTCAGTCAGCAGATTTCGGCTGTTTCGGAACAATCAGCAGCAAGTGTGGAAGAAGTTTCTGCATCGGCGGAAGAGCAGGTCAGTTCCATGGAAACGATTAGTGGCAACATTCAAAGTCTGAAAGAATTATCGGAAGATTTGCTAACATCCATTGAAAAATTAAAAATATAA
- a CDS encoding RNA methyltransferase, which yields MPDGTLGSYTTSGKYLYTFACHENERELCMLELNTLLEPSSEIGMDRGAYVWSERHISPGRSPFIHGRLDVIGEGNTVNDLLPLAKEIQLLPEETFKVICLKEGDHAPDYAQSRQLEKEVGMCIKGKAQMKQPKVTFGLIQTGEKWILGQWTEADRSWQIHRQKPQNYSTGFGITLARALVNIAVPNVENHRLLDPCCGMGTVVIEALSMGIDARGNDLNPLAVRGARINLPHYGYDSDRITLGDMNELQDRYDAAILDMPYNLCSVLPDAEQRDMLKSLRRLTQRAVIVSTEWVEEHLLEAGWTVKEYRTVNKGTFIRHIWLCV from the coding sequence TTGCCTGATGGAACACTTGGTAGTTACACTACTTCTGGGAAATACCTCTACACCTTTGCTTGCCACGAGAACGAGCGTGAATTATGCATGCTGGAGCTGAATACGTTGCTTGAACCGAGTTCAGAGATCGGTATGGATAGGGGAGCATATGTGTGGTCTGAACGACATATATCACCTGGACGTAGTCCTTTTATCCATGGCAGATTAGATGTAATCGGTGAAGGCAATACGGTGAATGACCTGCTCCCTCTTGCCAAAGAGATTCAGCTGTTGCCAGAAGAGACATTTAAGGTGATTTGTCTGAAAGAAGGGGATCATGCCCCTGATTATGCACAGTCTCGTCAACTGGAAAAAGAAGTCGGCATGTGCATTAAAGGCAAGGCACAGATGAAGCAACCAAAAGTGACTTTCGGCCTAATCCAAACAGGAGAAAAATGGATCTTGGGCCAGTGGACAGAAGCTGATCGATCATGGCAGATTCATCGGCAGAAGCCGCAAAATTACTCGACTGGATTTGGCATCACACTCGCCAGAGCGCTGGTGAATATTGCTGTTCCGAACGTGGAAAACCATCGATTACTTGATCCGTGCTGCGGTATGGGAACAGTTGTCATTGAAGCTTTATCCATGGGAATTGATGCGAGAGGTAACGACTTGAATCCTCTGGCTGTCCGAGGTGCACGTATCAATCTGCCGCATTATGGATATGATTCGGATCGAATCACGTTAGGGGATATGAATGAACTGCAAGATCGGTATGATGCAGCAATTCTGGACATGCCCTATAATCTCTGTTCTGTACTCCCAGATGCTGAGCAACGAGACATGCTGAAGAGCTTGCGCAGATTGACCCAGCGGGCAGTGATTGTTTCCACAGAGTGGGTAGAAGAGCACTTGTTGGAAGCGGGATGGACAGTAAAAGAGTACCGAACAGTAAACAAAGGCACGTTTATACGTCATATCTGGTTGTGTGTGTAA
- a CDS encoding D-2-hydroxyacid dehydrogenase, whose protein sequence is MGKIVCFPSLSEEQKQRIQNAAPGYTLTFGKAKELDPAALKEAEIILGWSPLVTEHALRQDSLLKWVQVWSAGVDNLPFADLQQKNIQVTSANGVHAIPITEIILGMMLSHSRWLRQAMLHQQQSEWKAPAKPLPELHGKTAVIVGVGEIGTETARILKALGMRTIGVRRSGKDVPNVDQMYDMTGLHEALSQGDYVINILPLTDETKHIYDQTAFEHFQSGACFVNVGRGPSVKTEALLNALQNGQVAFAALDVFEEEPLPADHPLWGMDNVLMTPHIAGSTEQYTDRALDIFVKNLEAYVAGQTLPLNLVDYSHKY, encoded by the coding sequence ATGGGTAAAATTGTATGTTTTCCATCTCTATCCGAAGAACAGAAACAACGCATTCAGAACGCCGCACCGGGGTACACCCTGACATTCGGAAAAGCCAAGGAATTGGACCCTGCTGCGTTGAAAGAGGCTGAGATTATTCTCGGTTGGTCACCTCTTGTCACTGAACATGCATTGAGACAAGACAGCCTGTTGAAGTGGGTTCAGGTCTGGTCCGCTGGTGTGGACAATCTTCCTTTTGCAGATTTGCAGCAGAAGAACATTCAGGTCACCAGTGCAAATGGAGTTCACGCCATTCCAATCACCGAAATTATTCTGGGCATGATGTTATCCCACAGCCGCTGGCTGAGACAAGCCATGTTGCATCAACAGCAGTCCGAATGGAAAGCTCCCGCCAAACCCCTACCCGAACTGCACGGCAAAACAGCGGTCATCGTTGGTGTAGGTGAGATTGGAACCGAAACAGCCCGCATCCTCAAAGCACTCGGCATGCGAACGATCGGTGTTCGTCGCTCAGGCAAAGATGTGCCCAACGTGGATCAGATGTACGACATGACCGGGCTGCATGAAGCCTTGAGCCAAGGCGATTATGTGATTAATATTTTACCGTTGACCGATGAAACCAAACATATATATGATCAAACTGCATTTGAGCATTTCCAATCTGGTGCATGTTTCGTCAATGTGGGCCGCGGCCCCAGTGTGAAAACGGAAGCCTTGCTGAATGCACTCCAAAACGGCCAGGTTGCCTTCGCCGCACTGGACGTGTTCGAAGAAGAACCCCTTCCGGCAGACCACCCGTTATGGGGCATGGATAACGTCTTAATGACGCCACATATCGCAGGAAGCACGGAGCAATACACGGATCGTGCCCTCGATATTTTCGTCAAAAATCTGGAAGCTTATGTAGCTGGCCAGACACTTCCGCTTAACCTGGTGGATTATAGTCATAAATATTAA
- the thpR gene encoding RNA 2',3'-cyclic phosphodiesterase: MNNQSHQDHSSRRERLFVAIRLPGPVQQSLQMDARLVQNKLDFRKWTDHRDYHITLQFLGDTLVSEIGHLRKALRSVAVEFQAFELQLADWGTFGLEEAPKVLWKGVSGEMDRLISLQKQIVQATSTLGFEAELRPYAPHITVARKYLGQLPGNENKGVSGVLPEHASGVNSWMVEDIVLYVTRLGQSPMYEVVDTFSFS, translated from the coding sequence ATGAATAACCAATCACATCAGGATCATTCATCCCGACGGGAAAGATTGTTTGTGGCGATTCGTCTTCCTGGTCCTGTTCAGCAGTCTCTTCAGATGGACGCGAGGCTTGTACAGAACAAGCTTGATTTTCGTAAATGGACAGATCATCGGGATTATCATATAACCTTGCAATTTCTTGGAGATACACTTGTTAGTGAGATTGGACATCTTCGGAAAGCGTTGCGCTCAGTAGCAGTTGAATTCCAGGCGTTTGAACTTCAGCTTGCGGATTGGGGCACATTTGGACTTGAAGAAGCGCCTAAAGTGTTATGGAAGGGTGTTAGCGGAGAGATGGATCGGTTGATTTCATTGCAAAAACAAATCGTTCAGGCCACATCGACTCTTGGATTCGAAGCTGAATTAAGACCATATGCTCCCCACATCACCGTTGCTAGAAAATATCTGGGACAACTCCCAGGTAATGAGAATAAAGGGGTATCTGGAGTGCTTCCGGAACATGCCTCAGGTGTTAATTCATGGATGGTGGAGGACATTGTACTTTATGTGACAAGGCTTGGACAATCTCCAATGTATGAGGTCGTGGACACGTTCTCTTTTTCCTGA
- a CDS encoding cell wall hydrolase, translated as MNIISKNRWVAPMLSVLLVCIVGVNVVQATGKWNEASDSKQMTELAASVQNNQTSAQEERRMMEDGTSLSTQTVAWTESLPAKNWLTTAQEKQELQEAKAKNKARAVAAAKAKKEAALKLAKVERAKAVAAVTTPPQKLYFTRTKLLNQEDSKLATWSYSVSDKELHLLQKIVMAEAEGEPYEGKVAVANVVLNRLRSANFPDTIYKVIYQKSQFSPVANGRLKRVVPNEDSIKAVNAALNGKKEVADDTYYFLSLTLADDLTVARSQKKVKTIGHHTFYK; from the coding sequence ATGAACATTATAAGCAAGAATCGTTGGGTAGCACCGATGTTATCAGTGCTGCTTGTATGTATAGTGGGGGTAAATGTCGTTCAGGCGACGGGGAAGTGGAATGAAGCTAGTGATAGTAAACAGATGACCGAACTTGCGGCTTCTGTGCAAAATAACCAAACATCTGCGCAAGAAGAGAGGCGCATGATGGAAGATGGGACAAGTCTGTCTACACAAACCGTAGCGTGGACTGAATCTCTGCCAGCGAAGAACTGGTTGACGACTGCTCAAGAAAAGCAGGAATTGCAAGAAGCCAAGGCCAAGAACAAAGCTAGAGCTGTAGCTGCGGCCAAAGCCAAAAAAGAAGCTGCACTGAAATTGGCCAAAGTGGAACGTGCCAAAGCGGTGGCTGCTGTAACAACTCCCCCCCAAAAACTATACTTTACGCGGACCAAACTTCTGAACCAGGAAGACTCGAAACTCGCAACCTGGTCATACAGTGTGTCCGATAAAGAACTGCATCTGCTGCAAAAAATCGTCATGGCAGAGGCGGAAGGTGAACCGTACGAAGGCAAAGTGGCAGTTGCCAATGTTGTCTTAAACCGGCTGCGGTCAGCCAATTTTCCCGATACCATTTACAAGGTGATCTATCAGAAATCCCAGTTCAGTCCTGTAGCGAACGGACGTTTGAAACGTGTGGTTCCCAACGAGGACAGTATCAAAGCAGTGAATGCTGCGCTGAACGGGAAGAAGGAAGTTGCCGATGATACGTATTATTTCTTATCATTGACGCTTGCCGACGATCTGACAGTTGCCCGCTCGCAGAAAAAAGTAAAAACGATCGGTCATCATACTTTCTACAAGTAA
- a CDS encoding glycosyltransferase, protein MRKPRVLLLSEGFGTGHTQAAHALAHGIKKVSPHVHSRVIELGKFLNPTVAPLIFSAYRKTLSVQPKLVSLLYRTQYNKSLNGFTKLALHRIFYTQTAQVVSQLKPDAVICTHPFPNAVISRLKRQGLNIPLYTVVTDYDVHGTWINPEVNKYLVSTPQVKALLEIRGVDPSHIQITGIPVHPDFWEAGDKVKLRQEMGLQNMPTALLMGGGWGLSFDEDHMKALTSWADRVQLVFCLGSNEKMIAKMKEMPCFQHPNIRILGYTREVSKLMDVSDVLITKPGGMTCTEALAKRLPMLFIPPLAGQEEENCEYFVQAGYGQVIHSADVITKRFSQLCEQASTQAESPLNVAHITGSRSAYDPTCCAQAVHDLLFPTTAEVTKTPVERFSAGIAATSLSGTRIPF, encoded by the coding sequence ATGCGAAAACCAAGAGTGCTCTTATTATCGGAAGGATTCGGTACCGGTCACACTCAGGCCGCTCATGCGCTGGCACATGGCATCAAAAAAGTCAGTCCACATGTTCACAGTCGTGTCATTGAACTAGGCAAATTTTTAAACCCAACGGTAGCTCCATTAATCTTTTCTGCATATCGGAAGACACTGTCGGTTCAACCCAAACTGGTCAGTCTGTTGTACCGCACACAGTACAACAAGTCATTAAATGGCTTTACCAAGCTGGCGTTGCATCGAATTTTCTATACACAGACAGCACAGGTCGTATCCCAACTGAAACCAGATGCGGTGATCTGTACCCATCCTTTTCCAAATGCAGTGATCTCCCGGCTCAAACGCCAGGGCCTGAATATCCCGCTCTATACCGTCGTGACGGATTATGACGTGCATGGAACATGGATTAATCCGGAAGTGAATAAATATCTGGTCTCCACCCCTCAGGTCAAAGCATTACTTGAAATTCGAGGGGTCGATCCCTCCCACATTCAGATCACGGGAATTCCTGTGCATCCTGACTTCTGGGAAGCGGGTGACAAAGTAAAGTTGCGGCAAGAGATGGGGCTTCAGAACATGCCTACCGCACTGCTTATGGGTGGAGGCTGGGGACTTTCTTTTGATGAGGATCATATGAAAGCTCTCACGTCCTGGGCAGATCGTGTTCAATTGGTGTTTTGTCTTGGTAGCAACGAGAAAATGATTGCAAAAATGAAGGAGATGCCTTGCTTCCAGCACCCTAATATTCGTATTCTGGGATATACCCGTGAAGTAAGCAAACTGATGGATGTATCCGATGTGCTAATCACGAAGCCTGGTGGCATGACATGTACCGAAGCGTTGGCTAAGCGGTTACCCATGCTGTTCATTCCTCCGCTGGCGGGTCAAGAGGAAGAGAACTGTGAATACTTTGTACAAGCCGGATACGGCCAGGTCATCCACTCTGCCGATGTGATTACCAAACGTTTCAGCCAACTCTGTGAACAGGCATCCACTCAAGCTGAAAGCCCGCTGAACGTAGCACATATTACCGGCAGCCGTTCAGCCTATGATCCAACGTGTTGCGCCCAAGCTGTTCATGATTTATTATTCCCGACGACAGCCGAAGTTACGAAAACACCCGTAGAGCGATTCTCAGCCGGAATTGCTGCCACGTCCTTGTCAGGTACCAGAATCCCATTCTAA